The Streptomyces sp. Mut1 genome window below encodes:
- a CDS encoding response regulator transcription factor, with protein MGGVINRRLRVVLAEDSVVLRDGMVELLGARGCEVAATAGTAPELLAAVAEHRPDVAVVDIRMPPTHTDEGIRAAVEIRERTPATGILVFSQHIETALAARLLAGGAAGIGYLLKERVARTSDLVDALHRVAAGGTALDPEVVTGLMRGGRRDRVDALTAREREVLELMAQGHSNRSIATRLVVSERAVEKHVAAVFTKFGLRATATDNRRVKAVLAYLGLGAD; from the coding sequence ATGGGGGGCGTGATCAACAGGCGACTGCGCGTGGTGCTGGCCGAGGACTCCGTCGTCCTGCGCGACGGCATGGTCGAGCTGCTCGGCGCCCGCGGCTGCGAGGTGGCGGCCACCGCGGGGACGGCGCCCGAACTGCTCGCGGCGGTGGCCGAACACCGGCCCGATGTGGCCGTGGTGGACATCCGGATGCCGCCCACACACACCGACGAGGGCATCCGCGCCGCCGTCGAGATCCGTGAGCGTACGCCCGCGACCGGCATCCTGGTCTTCTCCCAGCACATCGAGACCGCCCTCGCCGCCCGGCTGCTGGCCGGCGGCGCGGCGGGCATCGGATATCTCCTGAAGGAACGCGTCGCCCGGACCTCCGACCTCGTGGACGCCCTGCACCGGGTCGCCGCCGGGGGCACGGCCCTCGACCCGGAGGTCGTCACCGGGCTGATGCGGGGCGGGCGGCGCGATCGGGTGGACGCCCTGACAGCGCGCGAACGCGAGGTACTGGAGCTGATGGCGCAGGGGCACTCCAACCGCTCCATCGCCACCCGGCTCGTGGTGTCGGAACGGGCGGTGGAGAAACATGTCGCCGCCGTCTTCACCAAGTTCGGGCTGCGGGCGACGGCCACCGACAACCGCCGGGTGAAGGCGGTCCTGGCCTACCTGGGGCTGGGCGCGGACTGA